The following are from one region of the Stigmatella ashevillena genome:
- a CDS encoding YfiR family protein, which translates to MTRLPLRALTFLLVVLGHSLPALAADDLAPGKQAALLLRVLPYDRNFSHRVEEAVTVAVVYRERNLKSETYGIDVTMALKDIARTAQLRNLPVRILRIGYSSPEEFEAAIGQQRVTALYLCPGLSDVIDSISEITRRYKILSFSGREADIRDDVSIGLLRRGSRPALVVNLRIASAEGADLEPELLALSEILR; encoded by the coding sequence ATGACCCGGCTTCCCCTCCGTGCGCTCACGTTTCTCCTGGTCGTGCTGGGCCACAGCCTCCCTGCGCTCGCGGCGGATGATCTCGCGCCCGGCAAGCAGGCCGCGCTGCTGCTCCGCGTCCTGCCTTATGACCGCAACTTCTCGCACCGCGTGGAGGAGGCCGTCACGGTCGCCGTGGTGTATCGCGAGAGGAACCTGAAGTCCGAGACCTATGGCATCGATGTGACGATGGCCCTGAAGGACATCGCGCGGACGGCCCAACTGCGCAACCTGCCCGTGCGCATCCTGCGCATCGGGTACTCGAGCCCCGAGGAGTTCGAAGCGGCCATCGGGCAACAGCGCGTCACCGCGCTCTACCTCTGTCCCGGCCTGAGCGACGTCATCGATTCCATCTCTGAAATCACCCGGCGCTACAAGATCCTGTCGTTCTCCGGCCGGGAGGCCGACATCCGAGACGACGTCAGCATCGGGCTGCTCCGGCGGGGCTCCCGGCCCGCGCTCGTCGTGAACCTGCGGATCGCCTCGGCCGAAGGCGCGGACCTGGAGCCCGAGCTGCTCGCCCTCAGCGAGATCCTTCGATGA
- a CDS encoding ATP-binding protein: MTGPLRRLLGEKPLTVKLAGLLSAVILATILSLSISLISTLTSNTEELLHERAKSLATVMATLVSAAIEFEHVEAATERLSALAKSPDAIYAAIYAPDGTRLAQWGQVPPASPFLLPVLLATSKTDGHHLQAAVPVGDTLHSSLVIAFSRAEQQRQAAAIVQAALLTSGLLLPIMILLGVLVATNIVQPIRAMTSIADAIARGDRIALSQLPSNEKDESGTLARAFHRLLVQEHEHQSLLEARVEERTQALQKANEELALRLRQLAEAQEQLVQTGKMAAVGQLAGGVAHEINNPLAVILGFAQGMERRVPEEDPMRLPVRSIVREALRCKNLVQELLTFSRVGKKNVESVELNGLVRSTLVLVEARARTQEVKIVQDFAEKLPILQGNKTQLQQVLVNLGTNALDVMKGGGTLTVRTYMKDSESVCLEVTDTGSGIPEEVRSRIFDPFFTTKPVGEGTGLGLSLVFEIVQQHRGQIEVDSQLGVGTTMRVKLPVSLSGATSA, encoded by the coding sequence ATGACCGGCCCCCTGAGACGACTGCTCGGAGAGAAGCCCCTCACCGTCAAGCTCGCGGGGCTCCTGTCCGCCGTCATCCTGGCCACCATCCTCAGCCTGTCGATCTCGTTGATCTCGACCTTGACCTCCAACACGGAGGAGCTGCTCCACGAGCGCGCCAAGAGCCTGGCCACGGTGATGGCGACGCTCGTCTCCGCCGCCATCGAGTTCGAGCACGTGGAGGCCGCCACGGAGCGCCTGAGCGCCCTGGCCAAGAGCCCGGATGCCATCTACGCCGCCATCTATGCCCCCGACGGCACCCGCCTTGCCCAGTGGGGGCAAGTGCCCCCGGCGTCCCCCTTCCTGCTGCCTGTGCTGCTTGCCACCTCGAAGACAGACGGGCACCACCTGCAGGCGGCGGTCCCCGTTGGGGACACGCTCCACTCCTCGCTCGTCATCGCCTTCTCGCGCGCCGAGCAGCAACGCCAGGCGGCCGCCATCGTCCAGGCCGCGCTCCTCACCTCGGGCCTGCTCCTGCCCATCATGATCCTGCTGGGGGTCCTCGTCGCCACCAACATCGTCCAGCCCATCCGCGCCATGACGTCGATCGCGGATGCGATTGCCCGCGGTGACCGGATCGCGCTCTCGCAGTTGCCCTCCAACGAGAAGGACGAGTCGGGGACCCTGGCCAGGGCCTTTCACCGGCTCCTGGTGCAGGAGCACGAGCACCAGTCCCTGCTCGAGGCGCGCGTGGAGGAGCGCACCCAGGCCTTGCAGAAGGCCAATGAGGAGTTGGCGCTGCGGCTGCGCCAGCTCGCGGAGGCCCAGGAGCAGCTCGTCCAGACAGGGAAGATGGCGGCGGTGGGTCAGCTCGCGGGAGGCGTCGCGCACGAGATCAACAACCCGCTGGCGGTCATCCTCGGGTTCGCCCAGGGCATGGAGCGCCGCGTGCCCGAAGAAGACCCCATGCGCCTGCCCGTGCGCTCCATCGTCCGAGAGGCGCTGCGCTGCAAGAACCTGGTCCAGGAGCTGCTGACCTTCTCCCGTGTCGGGAAGAAGAACGTGGAGTCCGTCGAGCTCAATGGCCTGGTGCGCTCCACGCTCGTCCTCGTCGAGGCGCGCGCGCGGACCCAGGAGGTGAAGATCGTCCAGGACTTCGCCGAGAAGCTGCCCATTCTCCAAGGAAACAAGACCCAGCTCCAGCAGGTGCTCGTGAACCTGGGGACGAACGCGCTCGACGTCATGAAGGGCGGGGGCACACTGACGGTGCGCACGTACATGAAGGACTCGGAGAGCGTCTGCCTGGAGGTTACAGACACCGGGAGCGGCATCCCCGAGGAGGTCCGCTCCCGCATCTTCGATCCCTTCTTCACGACCAAGCCCGTCGGAGAAGGGACAGGCCTGGGCCTGAGCCTCGTCTTTGAAATCGTCCAACAGCACCGGGGGCAGATCGAGGTAGACAGCCAGCTCGGAGTGGGCACCACCATGCGGGTCAAGCTCCCCGTGAGCCTGAGCGGGGCCACAAGCGCATGA
- a CDS encoding response regulator, producing the protein MMSLTGKCILIADDEEGIRDLFRFTLEPLGVEVVTVADGWEAFQAVQARSFDLIILDVHMPRLSGPEVLVKVRESRPTQRVLVVSSSSDASHAFEQRVSEFGASACLYKPVELDELLSAIERALSEGGAAA; encoded by the coding sequence ATGATGAGCCTGACAGGCAAGTGCATCCTGATCGCAGATGACGAAGAAGGCATCCGTGACCTCTTTCGATTCACCCTGGAGCCCCTCGGCGTGGAGGTCGTCACGGTTGCCGACGGGTGGGAGGCCTTTCAAGCCGTCCAGGCCCGGAGTTTCGACCTCATCATCTTGGATGTGCACATGCCACGGTTGAGCGGCCCCGAGGTGCTCGTGAAGGTCCGGGAGAGCCGGCCCACCCAACGGGTGTTGGTGGTGAGCAGCAGTTCGGACGCCAGCCATGCCTTCGAGCAGCGGGTGTCGGAGTTCGGTGCCTCCGCGTGTCTGTACAAGCCCGTGGAGCTCGACGAGCTGCTCTCGGCCATCGAGCGCGCCCTGTCCGAAGGAGGCGCCGCCGCATGA
- a CDS encoding response regulator, with protein sequence MSTRASVLVIDDEPGIRDMLSFELSQEGFDVETAENGMAAVETLRRRKFDLAITDLKMPGMDGVATVEALRALDPDIEVIVATGYASVETAVACMKHGAYDYIQKPYDVAELKLLLERARQKSHLQSVVALYEASRALMTTLKHTDLVQLVVTLAQRVLRADDIGLILWRGEPGDFHIHRLVHDVLPSETLLLALAGRVTQKEGALKLAAHEIQPLASPSENRIYSSALAYPLVARDRALGALVALRRGNSLEFAASELQKGTVFASQLAISLDNARLYDELAQKVSELVRTREQLVHAEKMGLAGQLAGAVAHEVNNPLSFVQANLSAMNDYSLMVNGMWLASKEAAHYLYGQNRPESQAFADMLLTPAGTQGRTESLIREIDEVVTDTLDGVKRIAELVSGFARLAEPQTSASPEPVDVNDIVQECLETLPEESGPDAWEVHFHPTSCLALIAREDLKFALLHMMTFLRAPTGGQARQACTLVLQTGTSEGQPWLEILNRDLLLTEEERRRIFDPRVELDSGGRTMRLNIALALTYQMLRRNDAEVSTMLEQEQGVLFRVLFKPPTRWM encoded by the coding sequence ATGAGCACACGCGCTTCGGTCCTGGTGATTGACGACGAGCCGGGCATCCGGGACATGCTCTCCTTCGAGCTCTCGCAAGAAGGCTTCGACGTGGAGACGGCCGAGAACGGCATGGCCGCGGTGGAGACGCTGCGGCGCCGGAAGTTCGATCTGGCCATCACGGATCTCAAGATGCCCGGCATGGATGGGGTGGCGACCGTCGAGGCGCTGCGCGCGCTGGATCCGGACATCGAGGTCATCGTCGCCACGGGCTATGCGAGCGTGGAGACGGCGGTGGCCTGCATGAAGCATGGGGCCTACGACTACATCCAGAAGCCCTATGACGTCGCCGAGCTGAAGCTCCTGCTCGAGCGGGCGAGGCAGAAGAGCCACCTTCAGAGCGTGGTGGCCCTCTACGAGGCGAGCCGCGCCCTGATGACGACGCTCAAGCACACAGACCTGGTGCAGCTCGTCGTGACGCTGGCCCAGCGGGTGCTCCGCGCGGATGACATCGGGCTCATCCTCTGGCGAGGCGAGCCCGGGGACTTCCACATCCACCGGCTGGTCCACGACGTGCTCCCCTCGGAGACCCTGCTGCTCGCGCTGGCCGGGCGCGTCACCCAGAAGGAAGGGGCCCTGAAGCTGGCCGCCCATGAGATTCAGCCGCTCGCCTCCCCGAGCGAGAACCGGATCTACTCCTCCGCGCTGGCGTATCCGCTGGTCGCCCGGGACCGGGCCCTGGGCGCCCTGGTCGCGCTGCGCCGCGGCAACTCCCTGGAGTTCGCCGCGTCCGAGCTCCAGAAGGGCACGGTCTTCGCCAGCCAGCTCGCCATCTCCCTGGACAATGCACGCCTCTATGACGAGCTGGCCCAGAAGGTGTCCGAGCTCGTCCGGACCCGCGAGCAGCTCGTCCATGCGGAGAAGATGGGCCTGGCCGGGCAGCTCGCGGGCGCCGTCGCTCACGAGGTCAACAATCCCCTGTCCTTCGTCCAGGCCAACCTCAGCGCCATGAATGACTATTCATTGATGGTGAACGGCATGTGGCTGGCCTCGAAGGAGGCGGCGCACTACCTCTACGGACAGAACCGCCCGGAGTCCCAGGCCTTCGCCGACATGCTGCTCACCCCCGCGGGCACCCAAGGGCGGACGGAGAGCCTGATCCGGGAAATCGACGAAGTCGTCACCGACACACTCGATGGCGTGAAGCGGATCGCCGAGCTCGTCTCCGGCTTCGCGCGCCTGGCCGAGCCGCAGACGTCCGCCAGTCCCGAGCCGGTGGACGTCAATGACATCGTCCAGGAGTGCCTCGAAACCCTGCCCGAGGAGAGCGGCCCCGACGCCTGGGAGGTGCACTTCCACCCCACGTCCTGCCTCGCCCTCATCGCACGGGAGGACCTCAAGTTCGCCCTGCTCCACATGATGACGTTTCTGCGCGCACCCACGGGCGGACAGGCCCGCCAGGCCTGCACCCTCGTCCTCCAGACAGGAACGTCGGAGGGACAGCCCTGGCTGGAGATCCTCAACCGGGATCTGCTCCTGACCGAAGAGGAGCGGCGCCGGATCTTCGATCCCCGCGTGGAACTGGACAGCGGAGGCCGGACGATGCGCCTCAACATCGCGCTCGCGCTGACGTATCAGATGTTGCGCAGGAACGATGCCGAGGTCTCGACGATGCTCGAGCAGGAGCAAGGCGTCCTCTTCCGCGTCCTGTTCAAGCCGCCCACGCGGTGGATGTAA
- a CDS encoding radical SAM protein, translated as MNLKQLSLPELGEALAPLTPTPTAVRKVFAAVFAHGARTVEEVCAAPQVPRRVAEHLRAHAQMPRLEVVERRQAEDGFVKYLFGSPLGGRVEAVRIPIFDEKYIVCVSSQVGCALACDFCMTGKLGFQRNLKTWEILEQVMQVREEADRPVRGVVFMGMGEPLLNYAETIRAAQILSNPAGFAISGTAITFSTAGMVPAIRRYTSEGHPYRLAFSVTSAIPEKRLKVLPIEKGHPLPELVEAIREYTQVRRERAMIAYVAISGFNLGQEDAQALKDTFEGIPIKVDLIDVTDPTGKYLPPGPEELKAFRDHLQILKAPIARRYSGGKDIGAACGTLEASQYGGTVLPPPPVAPVQSVREGS; from the coding sequence GTGAACCTGAAGCAACTCTCACTGCCGGAACTCGGGGAAGCCCTGGCGCCCCTGACGCCGACCCCCACGGCGGTGCGCAAGGTCTTCGCGGCCGTGTTCGCCCACGGCGCCCGCACGGTGGAAGAGGTCTGCGCCGCCCCCCAGGTGCCCCGGCGGGTGGCCGAGCACCTGCGCGCCCACGCGCAGATGCCGAGGCTCGAGGTGGTCGAGCGGCGCCAGGCCGAGGACGGCTTCGTGAAGTACCTCTTCGGCTCGCCCCTGGGAGGGCGGGTGGAGGCGGTGCGCATCCCCATCTTCGACGAGAAGTACATCGTCTGCGTGTCCAGCCAGGTGGGCTGCGCGTTGGCGTGCGACTTCTGCATGACGGGAAAGCTCGGCTTCCAGCGCAACCTGAAGACGTGGGAGATCCTCGAGCAGGTGATGCAGGTGCGCGAGGAGGCGGACCGGCCCGTGCGCGGCGTGGTGTTCATGGGCATGGGCGAGCCGCTCTTGAATTACGCGGAGACGATTCGCGCGGCGCAGATCCTCTCGAACCCGGCGGGGTTCGCCATCTCTGGCACGGCCATCACCTTCTCCACGGCGGGCATGGTGCCGGCCATCCGGCGGTACACGAGCGAGGGGCACCCCTACCGGCTGGCCTTCTCGGTGACGAGCGCCATCCCGGAGAAGCGGCTGAAGGTGCTGCCCATCGAGAAGGGGCACCCGCTGCCGGAGCTGGTGGAGGCCATCCGCGAGTACACGCAGGTGCGGCGCGAGCGGGCGATGATCGCCTACGTGGCCATCTCCGGCTTCAACCTGGGACAGGAGGATGCCCAGGCACTGAAGGACACCTTCGAGGGAATCCCCATCAAGGTGGATCTCATCGACGTGACGGATCCGACGGGGAAGTACCTGCCGCCGGGGCCCGAGGAGCTGAAGGCGTTCCGGGATCATCTCCAGATCCTCAAGGCGCCCATTGCGCGGCGGTACTCCGGAGGCAAGGACATCGGCGCGGCCTGCGGCACGCTGGAGGCCAGCCAGTACGGTGGCACCGTGCTGCCCCCGCCGCCCGTGGCCCCCGTGCAGAGCGTCCGCGAGGGCTCGTAG
- a CDS encoding anti-sigma factor family protein: protein MYTCKDSINLLLNFLDGELSQEETQHLREHLQGCSPCVDFLRTYRATPGLCKRALASRMPQEVSAKLTEYLRSKIKSAS, encoded by the coding sequence ATGTATACCTGTAAAGATTCCATCAACCTCCTGTTGAACTTCCTCGACGGCGAGCTGTCGCAGGAGGAGACCCAGCACCTGCGCGAGCACCTGCAAGGGTGTTCCCCGTGCGTGGACTTCTTGCGCACCTACCGGGCGACCCCGGGCCTCTGCAAGCGGGCCTTGGCGTCGCGCATGCCCCAGGAGGTCTCGGCGAAGCTGACCGAGTACCTCCGCTCGAAGATCAAGTCCGCGTCGTGA
- a CDS encoding RNA polymerase sigma factor: MPDEVSPPQEDRQLLARAQAGDMAAFEALVESHRDKVFGLAMRMTRSEADAAEISQDTFLSAYQHLKEFRGDAAFSSWVYRIAANHALMRLRHRRVVQAAEDELMGPDFTERGSLTVYPERDWSRDAEEKALDAETGLAIQQATDRLPEGYREVFLLKDVDGLSYEQISELTGDSVPAIKSRLHRARLALREAIDQFYNRDNREV; this comes from the coding sequence ATGCCTGACGAGGTTTCCCCACCCCAAGAAGACCGCCAGTTGCTGGCGCGCGCGCAAGCCGGAGACATGGCCGCGTTCGAGGCACTGGTGGAGTCCCATCGGGACAAAGTCTTCGGGTTGGCGATGAGAATGACGCGTTCCGAGGCGGACGCCGCGGAAATCTCCCAGGACACCTTCCTGTCCGCCTACCAGCACCTCAAGGAATTCCGGGGAGATGCGGCGTTCAGCTCCTGGGTCTATCGCATCGCGGCCAACCATGCCCTGATGCGCCTGCGCCACCGCCGGGTGGTGCAAGCGGCCGAGGATGAACTCATGGGGCCCGATTTCACCGAGCGGGGCTCCTTGACGGTCTACCCCGAGCGGGACTGGAGCCGGGACGCCGAGGAGAAAGCCCTGGATGCGGAGACCGGGCTGGCCATCCAGCAGGCAACCGACCGCCTGCCCGAGGGGTACCGCGAGGTCTTTCTCTTGAAAGACGTCGATGGGCTCAGCTACGAACAAATCTCGGAGTTGACGGGGGATTCTGTGCCCGCGATCAAAAGCCGGTTGCACCGTGCCCGGCTCGCGCTGCGGGAAGCGATTGACCAGTTTTACAACCGGGACAATCGTGAAGTGTGA
- a CDS encoding DNA-3-methyladenine glycosylase — protein sequence MRLPVSFYERPALTVARELLGTHLVLEEGGVRRVGRIVETEAYIGEYDLACHAAKGRTARTEVLFGPPGRAYVYFIYGMHHCFNVVTETAGLAGAVLIRGVEPVEGLPPGRRTDGPGRLCSAFGITLAHNRLDLQTAGLYLTEGPAVPEERVGQGPRIGVDYAGVWAQAPFRQWIRDSVYVSKAPSQRGRCRP from the coding sequence ATGCGTCTGCCTGTGTCCTTCTATGAGCGTCCCGCCCTCACCGTGGCCCGCGAACTGTTGGGCACTCACCTGGTGCTGGAAGAGGGCGGCGTGCGCCGGGTGGGCCGCATCGTCGAGACGGAGGCCTACATCGGCGAGTACGACCTGGCCTGCCATGCCGCCAAGGGGCGCACCGCGCGCACCGAGGTCCTCTTCGGTCCTCCGGGGCGCGCCTATGTCTACTTCATCTATGGCATGCACCACTGCTTCAACGTGGTGACGGAGACCGCGGGGCTGGCCGGCGCGGTGCTGATACGGGGCGTGGAACCCGTGGAGGGGCTGCCCCCCGGCCGCCGCACGGATGGCCCCGGCCGGCTGTGCAGCGCCTTTGGGATTACCCTGGCCCACAACCGCCTGGACCTCCAGACGGCCGGGCTCTACCTGACCGAGGGGCCCGCGGTGCCAGAGGAGCGGGTGGGGCAGGGCCCGCGCATTGGAGTGGACTATGCAGGGGTGTGGGCGCAGGCTCCCTTCCGACAATGGATCCGGGACAGTGTCTATGTGAGCAAGGCGCCCTCCCAGCGGGGGCGTTGCCGTCCTTGA
- a CDS encoding FAD-dependent monooxygenase, translating into MTRDAGEVAVVGGGPVGLMVACELALAGVAVSVFERRTERVQQSRALSLHPRSLEVLALRGLADRFMARGQRLPNGHYAVLETRLDFSVLETAFPFSLFIPQTVTEALLEERARELGVNIHRGHLITRLQQSPEEVHLEGTGGGGTFRAAARYVVGADGARSAVRTLAGIPFPGADATMSLVLGDVVLTEPLPHPALTLSSPKGVLLLAPLGDGIHHRAVVFDPERTKVPLSEPVTLEELARSVRAIAGTDFGMKTPFWLSRFGNETRHATTYREGRVFLAGDAAHVHLPAGGQGLNVGLQDAMNLGWKLVGVLRGLAPEPLLDSYQRERHPVGAHLLQNTLSQSALLHATHPEGQALRASVSKLLTLPAANRMLAEQIAAFDVAYPDPVLPAPPGMEAVPEVTGKRLPDFALRCEDGVTRRLYSLMHEGRWLMLRRPSAPHREPQAAPWGAWTSAVTAEPEGGPEELRPWQSLLVRPDGRIGYVARA; encoded by the coding sequence ATGACACGAGACGCAGGAGAGGTCGCGGTGGTGGGGGGCGGGCCGGTGGGGCTGATGGTGGCCTGTGAGCTGGCGCTGGCAGGCGTGGCGGTGTCGGTGTTCGAGCGCCGGACGGAGCGGGTCCAGCAGTCCCGGGCGCTGTCGCTGCACCCGCGCTCCCTGGAGGTGCTGGCGCTCCGGGGGCTGGCGGACCGGTTCATGGCGCGAGGGCAGCGCTTGCCCAACGGGCACTACGCGGTGCTGGAGACCCGGCTGGACTTCTCCGTGCTCGAAACGGCGTTCCCTTTCTCCCTGTTCATCCCGCAGACCGTCACGGAAGCGCTCTTGGAGGAGCGTGCGAGGGAGCTGGGGGTGAACATCCACCGGGGCCATCTCATCACCCGGCTCCAGCAGTCCCCGGAGGAAGTGCACCTGGAGGGAACGGGCGGCGGCGGGACGTTCCGCGCGGCAGCCCGCTACGTGGTGGGAGCGGATGGGGCGCGCAGTGCCGTCCGGACGCTGGCGGGCATTCCGTTTCCGGGGGCCGACGCGACGATGAGCCTGGTGCTGGGAGATGTGGTGCTCACGGAGCCTCTTCCGCATCCCGCGCTCACCCTCTCGAGCCCGAAGGGCGTCCTGTTGCTGGCCCCCCTGGGGGATGGCATCCACCATCGCGCCGTGGTGTTCGATCCGGAGCGGACGAAGGTTCCCCTGTCCGAGCCAGTCACGTTGGAGGAACTGGCGCGCTCGGTGCGAGCGATCGCTGGCACCGACTTCGGGATGAAGACGCCGTTCTGGTTGTCCCGCTTCGGAAACGAGACCCGGCACGCGACCACCTACCGAGAAGGCCGCGTGTTTCTGGCGGGGGATGCCGCCCATGTCCACCTGCCCGCGGGGGGGCAGGGCCTCAATGTGGGGCTCCAGGACGCGATGAACCTCGGCTGGAAGCTGGTGGGGGTGTTGCGGGGCCTGGCGCCGGAGCCGCTGCTCGACAGCTACCAGCGCGAGCGCCACCCGGTGGGTGCGCACCTCCTCCAGAACACGCTGAGCCAGAGCGCCCTGCTGCACGCGACCCATCCCGAGGGTCAGGCCCTCCGGGCGTCGGTGTCGAAGCTCCTGACGCTTCCTGCCGCCAACCGCATGCTCGCCGAGCAGATCGCCGCCTTCGATGTGGCCTATCCCGACCCGGTGCTCCCCGCCCCGCCGGGAATGGAGGCGGTGCCCGAGGTGACGGGCAAACGTCTGCCCGACTTCGCGCTTCGCTGCGAGGACGGCGTCACCCGGCGGCTCTACTCGCTCATGCACGAGGGCCGGTGGCTGATGCTCCGGCGCCCCTCGGCCCCGCACCGCGAGCCCCAGGCCGCGCCCTGGGGGGCGTGGACCTCCGCCGTGACGGCCGAGCCCGAAGGGGGGCCGGAGGAACTGCGGCCGTGGCAGTCACTCCTGGTCCGTCCGGATGGGCGAATCGGCTACGTCGCGCGCGCCTGA
- a CDS encoding TetR/AcrR family transcriptional regulator C-terminal domain-containing protein, which produces MSIQREQVVRAALELLDDAGVEGLTMRKLAQKLNIQAPSLYWHFANKHALLEGMADALLESVARTVKPQAPWEEVLTTVANEMRHALGARRDGARVFAGTYIVTENVLRVSEAMMGALRAAGASHRTASWGSFSILYYVLGFAMEEQAIDPRWNPGTVDIAKGREQFAASSPIQFPNVLATLDATFDGNFEARFEFGLKCLIAGLKTVL; this is translated from the coding sequence ATGAGCATTCAGAGAGAGCAGGTGGTGCGGGCCGCGTTGGAGCTGCTGGACGATGCGGGGGTCGAAGGGCTCACCATGCGCAAGCTGGCCCAGAAGCTGAACATCCAGGCCCCGTCGCTCTATTGGCACTTCGCCAACAAGCACGCGCTGCTGGAGGGGATGGCGGACGCACTGCTCGAATCCGTGGCACGCACCGTGAAACCCCAGGCCCCCTGGGAGGAGGTGCTCACCACGGTGGCCAACGAGATGAGACACGCCTTGGGCGCCCGCCGGGACGGCGCGCGGGTCTTCGCGGGCACCTATATCGTCACGGAGAATGTGCTCCGCGTGAGCGAAGCCATGATGGGCGCATTGCGCGCCGCGGGCGCCTCCCACCGCACCGCCTCCTGGGGCAGCTTCTCCATCCTCTATTACGTGCTCGGCTTCGCCATGGAGGAACAGGCGATCGATCCCCGCTGGAACCCGGGAACCGTGGACATCGCCAAAGGCCGCGAACAGTTCGCCGCCTCGTCTCCGATCCAGTTTCCCAATGTCCTCGCCACCCTCGACGCCACCTTCGATGGGAACTTCGAGGCCCGGTTCGAGTTCGGACTCAAGTGCCTCATCGCCGGGCTCAAGACGGTGCTGTAG
- a CDS encoding 4-alpha-glucanotransferase, translating into MLPTGRLSGLLLPVFSFRSRTDFGIGDFGAMPGLFRWMNEARQKMLMVLPLLPTAPGDPSPYATRSAFGLNPLFIDLKALPEFQATGGEDAFSDEQKRQLAEARAAPRVRYDRVFPLKDAAFARAFEHFERQEWAAKSPRAQQFQAWREAQGEWVESYSLFTAISEEQQRRAWWEWPEPLRTRQPEALRAEGVRLERRVRYHAWLQWVAEEQWNTVRQEAKARGILLCGDEPFIIGQDSSDVWAHPDILRRDARLGVPPDDFSATGQDWGLPYFDFAAMEKDDYRWLKARAIKAASYYDLRRVDHAVGYFRQWIRDEQTPTGRFIPPDEESHKRLGEKLFRLLSQDAGIVAEDLGVIPPFVRNILANLGLPGYRVLRWERDDMVYRHPHQYPAVSLATTGTHDTEPMADWWESARDDERAAVAKAWPEFQGVESAKAFTAEVHRAMLAAALNSSSNLCVLPWQDILGTRDRINLPGTMSDSNWAYRISQNTEDLLEDPQSRAAAERLAWLTASARR; encoded by the coding sequence ATGCTCCCTACCGGTCGGCTCTCCGGCCTTCTGTTGCCTGTCTTTTCCTTCCGCTCCCGCACCGACTTCGGCATTGGCGACTTTGGCGCAATGCCCGGCCTGTTCCGATGGATGAACGAGGCCCGCCAAAAGATGCTGATGGTGCTGCCGCTGCTGCCCACCGCGCCCGGCGACCCGAGTCCCTACGCCACGCGCTCGGCCTTCGGCCTCAACCCGCTCTTCATCGACCTGAAGGCACTGCCCGAGTTCCAGGCCACCGGCGGGGAAGACGCCTTCTCCGACGAGCAGAAGCGCCAGCTCGCCGAGGCCCGCGCCGCGCCGCGCGTCCGCTATGATCGGGTGTTCCCCCTCAAGGACGCCGCCTTCGCCCGGGCCTTCGAGCACTTCGAGCGCCAGGAGTGGGCCGCCAAGAGCCCCCGCGCCCAGCAGTTCCAGGCATGGCGGGAGGCCCAAGGAGAGTGGGTGGAGAGCTACTCGCTGTTCACCGCCATCTCCGAGGAGCAGCAGCGCCGCGCCTGGTGGGAGTGGCCCGAGCCGCTGCGCACGCGCCAGCCCGAGGCCCTGCGCGCCGAGGGGGTCCGTCTGGAGCGCCGCGTGCGCTACCACGCGTGGTTGCAGTGGGTGGCCGAGGAGCAGTGGAACACGGTGCGCCAGGAGGCCAAGGCCCGCGGCATCCTGCTGTGCGGGGATGAGCCCTTCATCATCGGCCAGGACAGCTCGGATGTGTGGGCCCACCCGGACATCCTCCGCCGCGATGCGCGCCTGGGCGTGCCGCCGGATGACTTCTCCGCCACCGGCCAGGACTGGGGCTTGCCCTACTTCGACTTCGCCGCGATGGAGAAGGACGACTACCGCTGGCTCAAGGCCCGCGCCATCAAGGCCGCCAGCTACTACGACTTGCGCCGGGTGGACCACGCGGTGGGCTACTTCCGCCAGTGGATCCGCGATGAGCAGACGCCCACCGGGCGCTTCATCCCCCCGGACGAGGAGAGCCACAAGCGGCTGGGCGAGAAGCTCTTCCGCCTGCTGTCCCAGGACGCGGGCATCGTCGCCGAGGACCTGGGCGTGATTCCGCCCTTCGTGCGCAACATCCTCGCCAACCTGGGCCTGCCCGGCTACCGGGTGCTGCGCTGGGAGCGCGACGACATGGTGTACCGCCACCCGCACCAGTACCCGGCCGTTTCGCTGGCCACCACGGGCACCCACGACACGGAGCCCATGGCCGACTGGTGGGAGTCCGCCCGGGACGATGAGCGGGCCGCCGTGGCCAAGGCTTGGCCGGAGTTCCAGGGCGTGGAGAGCGCGAAGGCGTTCACCGCCGAGGTGCACCGCGCCATGCTGGCCGCCGCGCTCAACTCCAGCAGCAACCTGTGCGTGCTGCCCTGGCAGGACATCCTGGGCACGCGCGACCGCATCAACCTGCCGGGCACCATGAGCGACAGCAACTGGGCCTACCGCATCTCCCAGAACACCGAGGACCTGCTGGAGGACCCCCAGTCGCGCGCCGCCGCCGAGCGCCTGGCCTGGCTCACCGCCTCCGCCCGCCGCTGA